One Roseomonas gilardii subsp. gilardii genomic region harbors:
- a CDS encoding S24 family peptidase, whose translation MQHYDIWRAIDALAAENGLSASGLARKAGLDPTAFNPSKRTGPDGRARWPSTESVAKVLDATGTSLDAFASLVTGTPMNFRAAAVRPVRRIPLIGLAQAGSAGYFDDGGFPSGAGWDEISVPEIPDPNAYALEISGDSMEPVFRDGDTIIVSPAAPIRRGDRVVVRTRGGEVMAKELLRQSARKVELASLNPAHPNYSFDLAEITWMHRIVWASQ comes from the coding sequence ATGCAGCACTACGACATCTGGCGCGCCATCGATGCGCTGGCAGCCGAGAACGGCCTGTCGGCCTCGGGTCTGGCGCGCAAGGCGGGGCTCGACCCCACCGCCTTCAACCCCTCCAAACGCACCGGGCCGGATGGCCGCGCACGATGGCCATCGACGGAAAGCGTCGCCAAGGTGCTGGACGCCACCGGCACCAGCCTGGATGCCTTCGCCAGCCTGGTGACCGGCACGCCGATGAACTTCCGCGCCGCCGCCGTGCGGCCGGTGCGGCGCATCCCGCTGATCGGCCTCGCCCAGGCCGGCAGCGCCGGCTACTTCGACGATGGCGGCTTCCCCTCCGGCGCTGGATGGGACGAGATCAGCGTGCCGGAAATCCCCGACCCTAACGCCTATGCGCTGGAGATCTCGGGCGATTCCATGGAGCCGGTGTTCCGCGACGGCGACACCATCATCGTCTCGCCCGCCGCTCCGATCCGGCGGGGCGACCGCGTGGTGGTCCGCACCCGGGGAGGGGAGGTCATGGCCAAGGAACTGCTGCGACAATCCGCCCGGAAGGTCGAACTGGCCAGCCTGAACCCGGCGCATCCCAACTACAGCTTCGACCTGGCCGAGATCACCTGGATGCACCGCATCGTCTGGGCCAGCCAGTAG